In Oryza sativa Japonica Group chromosome 2, ASM3414082v1, the following are encoded in one genomic region:
- the LOC4330260 gene encoding heterodimeric geranylgeranyl pyrophosphate synthase small subunit, chloroplastic, whose protein sequence is MALSSFSMSLPFAKLPSTSKSTRFLPIRASSAAAAASPSFDLRLYWTSLIADVEAELDAAMPIRTPERIHSAMRYAVLPGAGNEGTAKRAPPVLCVAACELLGAPREAALPAAVALEMLHAASLVHDDLPCFDAAPTRRGRPSTHAAYGTDMAVLAGDALFPLAYTHVIAHTPSPDPVPHAVLLRVLGELARAVGSTGMAAGQFLDLAGATALGEAEVMKVLTKKFGEMAECSAACGAMLGGAGPDEEAALRRYGRTIGVLYQLVDDIRSASGNGKMRSNASVLRALGMDRALGIVEELKAQAKMEADRFGDKYGERVLPLYSFVDYAVERGFELQDAATTP, encoded by the coding sequence ATGgctctctcctccttctccaTGTCCCTCCCCTTCGCCAAGCTGCCTTCCACCTCCAAATCCACCCGCTTCCTTCCCATCCGGgcctcctctgccgccgccgccgcctccccttcctTCGATTTGCGCCTCTATTGGACATCCCTGATCGCCGATGTGGAGgccgagctcgacgccgcgATGCCCATCCGCACGCCGGAGAGAATCCACTCCGCCATGCGCTACGCCGTCCTCCCGGGCGCCGGCAACGAGGGCACCGCCAAGCGCGCGCCCCCGGTCCTCTGCGTCGCCGCCTGCGAGCTCCTCGGCGCGCCGCGCGAGGCCGCGCTCCCCGCCGCTGTGGCCCTCGAGATGCTCCACGCGGCGTCGCTCGTGCACGACGACCTCCCATGCTTCGACGCCGCGCCCacccgccgcgggcgcccctcCACCCACGCCGCCTACGGCACCGACATGGCCGTCCTCGCCGGGGACGCGCTCTTCCCCCTCGCCTACACCCACGTCATCGCCCACACTCCGTCGCCCGACCCCGTACCCcacgccgtcctcctccgcgtCCTCGGGGAGCTAGCGCGCGCCGTGGGATCCACAGGCATGGCGGCCGGCCAATtcctcgacctcgccggcgccaccgccctcgGCGAGGCCGAGGTCATGAAGGTTCTGACGAAGAAGTTCGGCGAGATGGCGGAGTGCTCCGCCGCCTGCGGCGCCATGCTGGGAGGCGCGGGGCCCGACGAGGAGGCCGCGCTGCGGCGCTACGGCCGCACCATCGGCGTCCTGTACCAGCTCGTCGACGACATCCGGAGCGCGTCGGGCAACGGCAAGATGAGGAGCAATGCCAGCGTCCTGCGCGCGCTGGGCATGGATCGAGCGCTCGGCATCGTAGAGGAGCTCAAAGCGCAGGCCAAGATGGAGGCCGACAGGTTCGGTGACAAGTATGGCGAAAGGGTGCTTCCCTTGTACAGCTTCGTGGACTATGCGGTGGAGAGGGGATTCGAGCTGCAGGATGCAGCTACAACGCCGTAG
- the LOC136355286 gene encoding protein FAR1-RELATED SEQUENCE 5-like encodes MSSVHPNLVTTSNHSTPSRDESFHYFEPDATMEAINRLDVRDNSDIYSNDDITSPVIEDDNTSTPKKISRIPLNCSVFTPECDDKIRPAVGMTFEDIASVEKFYKSYAHQVGFSVRIGQQKKLDGVVQCKHFVCSRQGWKHVNDKEIVDPSKKKKIKLKETRCGCDAHIYVKLCSDNKYTIASLVEHHSHGLVSPDKLHLIRSNREVSERAKTTLFTCSRASIGTSQAYRLLHVSDGGFQNVGCTKRDLQNYYRDLRKKIKNADAQMFVAQLCRKNEVNSSFFYDFDVDEHGRLKYVFWADATSRKNYSHFGDIVSFDSTYTTNQYDMIFAPFTGVNHHLQSVFYGAAFLANEKIPAYVWLFKTFLRAMGGKAPTLIITDEDASMKAAIEKVFPTTVHRLCMWHIMEKMSDKIGPLWREDCDLREMMKSCVWRSETATEFESQWKSIILDFHLEDNEWLSNRFDIRKSWIPAYFMDISLAGILKTTSRSESANSFFNRFIHRKLALVEFWLRFVTSLECQRQEELKADNTSIHTTYKPVTPWAMETQGSIMFTHEVFDKLREEIIAARDLCCVKDIAQCDGLKIVTISDGSHKLRVVRCNTTTMIANCSCKLFESDGIPCHHIILVLRGENQNELPTAYIMKRWEKRVKRENVYDEQGNLIEEKPIDSSEAAMRKKISIARNKFEDLIQKAKHSDEGIDFLTSSVFNLEAPLDQMVSNVKHTRHEEFESFLGCTIPTEIDIHPPTDIHSRGRSKRIRRSKDDNTGKKQGGKERTPRICKICKQMAIALMALLQSRPSGGVPGTVQFSLPPQSPDLELAWAKTVLPLPLREHPVLARW; translated from the exons ATGTCTTCTGTTCATCCGAACCTTGTGACTACTTCGAATCATTCTACACCATCAAGAGACGAATCATTCCACTACTTCGAACCTGATGCTACG atggAGGCAATAAATAGATTGGATGTGCGAGATAACTCAGATATTTATTCAAATGATGATATAACTTCTCCAGTAATAGAGGATGACAACACCAGTacaccaaaaaaaatatcaagaatTCCACTCAAT TGCTCCGTTTTTACACCAGAGTGTGATGATAAGATAAGGCCTGCGGTAGGGATGACATTTGAAGATATTGCCTCTGTTGAAAAATTTTACAAGTCATATGCACACCAAGTTGGGTTCTCAGTGCGTATTGGGCAGCAAAAGAAGTTGGATGGCGTGGTTCAGTGCAAGCACTTTGTGTGCTCAAGGCAAGGATGGAAACATGTGAATGATAAGGAGATTGTTGATCcatcgaagaaaaaaaagattaaattgAAAGAAACTAGATGTGGATGTGATGCACACATTTACGTGAAGCTATGTTCTGATAACAAGTACACGATAGCTTCCTTGGTTGAGCACCATAGTCATGGACTTGTATCGCCAGATAAGCTGCATTTGATAAGATCAAATCGTGAAGTTAGTGAGAGGGCAAAAACTACACTCTTCACATGCAGCAGAGCAAGCATAGGAACCTCCCAGGCATATAGGCTCCTTCACGTGAGTGATGGGGGATTTCAGAATGTTGGATGCACTAAGAGAGACTTGCAGAATTACTATCGGGACCTAAGAAAGAAAATTAAGAATGCGGATGCTCAAATGTTTGTGGCCCAGCTATGTAGAAAAAATGAGGTCAATTCAtcctttttttatgattttgatGTGGATGAACATGGCAGATTGAAGTATGTGTTTTGGGCAGATGCTACAAGCAGGAAGAACTATAGTCACTTTGGCGATATCGTATCATTTGATTCTACGTACACCACTAACCAGTatgacatgatttttgcacCATTTACTGGGGTAAATCATCACTTGCAAAGTGTGTTTTATGGTGCTGCATTCTTAGCAAATGAGAAGATTCCAGCATATGTTTGGTTGTTTAAGACCTTCCTAAGAGCAATGGGAGGGAAAGCCCCTACACTCATCATAACTGACGAAGATGCCAGCATGAAAGCAGCTATTGAAAAAGTTTTTCCAACCACGGTGCATAGGTTGTGTATGTGGCATATCATGGAAAAAATGTCAGACAAGATCGGACCACTATGGAGAGAAGACTGCGATTTAAGGGAAATGATGAAGTCATGTGTTTGGAGATCAGAAACTGCTACTGAGTTCGAATCACAGTGGAAATCTATCATTTTGGACTTTCACTTGGAGGACAATGAGTGGCTGTCAAATAGGTTTGACATTCGTAAATCATGGATTCCAGCATATTTCATGGACATATCTTTGGCTGGCATTCTCAAAACAACTTCAAGGTCAGAGAGTGCAAATTCGTTTTTCAACCGTTTCATTCATCGCAAGCTTGCTCTTGTTGAGTTTTGGCTCAGGTTTGTCACATCTTTAGAATGCCAACGCCAAGAGGAGTTGAAGGCAGATAACACAAGCATCCATACAACATACAAACCTGTAACTCCTTGGGCAATGGAGACACAAGGTAGCATTATGTTCACGCATGAGGTTTTTGACAAACTTCGAGAAGAGATTATAGCCGCCAGAGATCTTTGTTGTGTTAAAGACATTGCACAATGTGATGGGTTGAAAATTGTTACCATTAGTGATGGATCTCACAAGCTCAGGGTAGTCCGTTGCAATACAACGACAATGATAGCGAACTGTTCGTGCAAGCTATTTGAGTCCGATGGGATCCCGTGTCATCATATTATTCTAGTTTTGAGAGGTGAAAATCAAAATGAGTTACCAACTGCATACATCATGAAGAGATGGGAGAAAAGAGTGAAAAG GGAGAATGTGTATGACGAACAAGGCAACCTTATAGAAGAGAAGCCAATTGACTCCTCGGAGGCGGCAATGAGAAAGAAAATATCAATTGCACGCAACAAATTTGAAGATCTCATACAAAAGGCTAAGCACTCAGATGAAGGCATTGACTTCTTAACATCTAGTGTGTTCAACCTTGAGGCACCCTTGGACCAAATGGTGTCTAATGTCAAGCATACTAGACATGAGGAGTTTGAGTCTTTTCTTGGTTGCACAATTCCTACTGAAATTGATATACACCCACCAACTGATATTCATTCGAGGGGGAGAAGCAAAAGAATTAGAAGAAGCAAGGATGACAATACTGGTAAGAAGCAGGGTGGCAAGGAACGGACACCACGGATCTGCAAGATTTGCAAACAAATG GCCATCGCCCTTATGGCCCTGCTCCAGAGCCGGCCGTCCGGCGGGGTGCCAGGGACGGTGCAATTCAGCCTGCCGCCGCAGTCGCCGGACTTGGAGCTGGCCTGGGCAAAGACCGTGTTGCCACTGCCGCTGAGGGAGCATCCGGTGCTCGCCAGATGGTGA